TTTCTCGAGCCATTTCTCGTAATCCTGGTGGAGGCCGGATTCATCATCGTTGATAAAAACCGAGGCCGTGATATGCATGGCATTCGCCAGGATCATCCCTTCCTTTATCCCGCTTTCCTGCAAACACGCTTCAACCTGGGGGGTTATATTTACAAACGCCCTTCGCCCGGCAATATTGAACCACAGTTCTTTGCGATAACTTTTCATCCTTCCTCCTTATCCAAGGACCTCTGCTCGAAGCCGATCTTCTAAAGTCAGCTGAGATCCCGAGTATACATCAAGATACATATTTTTCAGCCGCGTTTCCACAAAAACTATTCTTTGTGCTTTTCTTGATTAAGGATGCAAGGGGGGCCGAACCAGGGCCAAAGGTCACCCAAATTAACATTGAGGTTCTGGGGGCATTCCTGTTTTCTAAGCTCTAAAGGGATTTAATTGTTTTGCGAGCAGGCCAAAAGGTATGGAATCAATGAACTATGTCCACCGAGAGTCCTTTTCGACCTATTCTCCGTCTGGCCTCCATCGGGTATTCATGTTTGTGGCAGATCGCTCTGAGTGGCAGGTGTTCGTGCAGAGCAGTTTTTTGTTTGAATCAATTTGTAGTTTCCGCAGCAACGAAGGAAAAGGGACTTTTTAAGAAGCCATCAAGGTCGATTGTTCCGTAAAAGGTTAGGTTTAGTGGAGAGTGGACGCTCGGGGGAAAGATCGGGATGAGGATAGAGGGTGATCCCTTTCTCCAGGATTTCGCGCACTAACCCCTTTTTCTCTTTCATTTGTTGGGGGGTCAATCCAATGGGTTCGATCGGTTCACCAAATTCATGATGCGCCTTGCTTAACACTTCCTGCCGCTCGAAAATATCCATTTTATTGAAAGTGGGTGAAACGATAATGATATCGATATCGCTGTATTCTTTGGGTCTCCCTCCGGCATACGATCCATAAAGGATTATCTTCGACACTTCGATGCCTAGTTCTTCCAGTTTCGTCTGATATTTTGAAATTATTTTTTTAATCTGGGGTCTCTTTTTAACCATTTCAAAAATTCTTTCGTTTTCTCCAAATAAACCTCAACCCTCACCATAATATAAAAAAATCCCCCCCTGTCTATATTTTCCGCTTCAGTCAATAAATCGGGGAATTATGACTTTCCAAGAGGAGACCCTTATCAATTCCAAAGAATAAATCCCTACGGAGCGTTCTTCGTGGGGTGGATCCGGGAGAGAGAAATCTCAAGAAAGAGGATGGGCACTTGCCGAGTTACTATAATAACGGAGTTATCGGAGCTACGTCCCGCGTTTTCGCACATAACATACAGCCCTCATCACGCTGGCTTTTCATTTTTTGGATGGAGAGGGACGGAAGAATTGCTCAAGAATCAAATCATTTTTTTGCTTTTTTCTCGCAATCTGGACAACGAGGATAAATTGCCAATGCCAAAGAATTTCGTGAGTCAAAGGGTTTTCCACATTCAAAACAAACGCCCGTTGTAGGCTCAGACAGAACACCTACTCCAGTTGACCCTCGCCCAATTTCGATAATTCCGCCGACAGAGATTCCTGGATATCCTGAAATTCCTGATGTTCCAAATGCCCTATTGCTTGTAGCAAATAACTGATATTTAATTTTCCTAAGTTCTTCCTCTTTAATGTCAATTTCTTTCTTTAACTTCGCGGTTTCCTCTATTTTCTGGTTTTTAGCTTCGGCAAGTGTTTCTTTCAACGTATTAACTTCTCCGATAAGCTTGTCCCCCTCCTCGCGAAGATTGCTTATGACTCCAATCTGGGTCCTTATATCTGCTTCCGGAACTATATCGGTCCAATTCTCAATCGAGCTGATGGCCTCTTCCCCTTGAATTCTACAACGGCCAATTATTTCCTCTAAATAGGTTTTTATGACTTCAGGACTTTGTCCCATCTTCGATTGTTCATCTTGGCTACGGAAAAGATACTCACAAACTCTCTTTTCTAACGACAATATGTTGCTCAAAAGAAGCTTCAAGCTTCTCACTGCTGTTTTGCCACGTGTTACAATCACCTTTTCTTCCGTTATCTCGTTCCATTTGCCTTTTAAAATTGCTCCGAGGATTCCTGATATCAAAGTAATGATAATAGTCAGAGCGGCGATTACCACAGGGTCTTGCTGTGATTTTAAAAATATTCCAAGTAGGATTGTAAGGACCAAGAATATAAGGACCAGCGGATCACAGATTATGGTAAGGAAAGATGCCCACCTCTCCTTTAGCGGTCGCATAGAATTCTCCTTTCCTCATTCGGCTTTTGTCTTTATATTACCACATTTCCTAAAACAAAAAAGCCCCATTGCTGGGGCTTAGGATGGGGGATTACGGGAGCAGACTCCGCTGCCTGCCGGTGCGGGATTGCTGTTGAAACCAATGGCCCGTTTCGGCAGAATGCAGTTAGTGAGTGGACTCCGGGACGTTCGTGCAGAACGTGCATTGGAATCGTTTAGCACATTCTGCAAGAACGGCCCCAAAACACATATACCGTTACCCCTGGGCTTTAACAGTATTTTTGATTATTTTGATCAACGTCCCCTTCCTCCATTTCGCGGCTTTACGCCAAGTCTGTCATTTTCTCCGTTTAGGTCGGTTTTTATCGGGAAAGCTCCGACAATAACTCCTTACAAAGTTTCCGGCCTTGGTTTTAGCTTTATGTAATGGCTGGGCAAGCTATGCTCTTAATACGAGACACTTTACGGCGTAATAGTGGCCTGTAATGAAAGGGTGTTGAAACCTGTTGGCCGACGCGGTAGAATGCGCGTATATTCTCCAAAGGCTTACCGGGAAGCGAGGGAGGGTAAGAGGGGGTTATGGTAGTGAATTCTCTTTGAAGTGCATAATTGATGTGTCTTATCTTATGAAAAAGTTTAAATTTCGTCTCAAAATCTTCAAGAAAGGGAGGGTCACAATATGAATAACCAGAATGAGGAGTATATTCTTCGGAAACTGCAAAGCATAATAGTTGACGGAGTGAGCAAGATTCGGGAGACTGGGAAAAAAATAATTTCATCCTTGGTTCAACATGTCACCCAAAAGCACCCACAATACCTGACAATCAAGGATCAGAAAGACCTCCAGGTAACCTTGGAGTTCTTTGGCATCCCGGTGCTGGTCAAAGCCGAAATCCTTCTCGACCCATCTTTTCAAGACCCTACTGTGGCACTTCCAGGAGGAAATATCAGCGCATACCTGTTGCCAGAAAAAGAAGACGATGAACGAACAAAACTCTTTTCTTTCAATTTCGACGAGCTTGGGAATGTCAAGACAACTTTACAAGCTTATACCTTACATGCGTATACCTTTCCTATTTATTTTGTCAAGACCTTGATTGACGAACTACTCAAGAAAAGAATATCGATTTCCTAAGATTCAAAGCTATCGTTAAAATCTG
The Deltaproteobacteria bacterium DNA segment above includes these coding regions:
- a CDS encoding nucleotidyltransferase domain-containing protein; this translates as MVKKRPQIKKIISKYQTKLEELGIEVSKIILYGSYAGGRPKEYSDIDIIIVSPTFNKMDIFERQEVLSKAHHEFGEPIEPIGLTPQQMKEKKGLVREILEKGITLYPHPDLSPERPLSTKPNLLRNNRP